From Streptomyces sp. TLI_105, the proteins below share one genomic window:
- a CDS encoding 3-hydroxyacyl-CoA dehydrogenase, which yields MSANVTVRGSDDVTANETAAVEQDRTAAIGRDRVVAVVGTGTMGQGIAQVALVAGHPVRLYDSAPGRATEAVAALTARLDRLVEKGRLDAAAREAAVGRLHAAEDPAELADAALVIEAIVEDLSVKQRLFADLEKIVGDDTVLATNTSSLSVTAIAGGLRLPGRFVGLHFFNPAPLLPLVEVVSGFATDADVATRAYETVKGWGKTPVRCADTPGFIVNRVARPFYAEALRVFEEGAADPATIDAALRECGGFRMGPFELTDLIGQDVNEAVTRSVWESFYQDPKFTPSLAQRRLVESGRLGRKTGQGWFSYAEGAERPEPHTAPPAEAPERIAVRGDLGPAEPLIELFEEAGIEVRRKGGNGYVLLPGGARLCLADGETAFEYYTDEIIYFDLALDYARASRIVLSTGEHTSDESLAEAVGLFQALGKQVSVIGDVPGMIVARTVAMLADLAADAVDRGVATAEDVDTAMRLGVNYPVGPLEWAGKVGHERVRDLLMELHERYPTGRYAPSLATARRGYAEEAEDSR from the coding sequence ATGAGCGCCAACGTGACCGTCAGGGGGAGCGACGACGTGACCGCCAACGAGACCGCCGCCGTGGAACAGGACCGCACCGCCGCCATCGGCCGGGACCGCGTCGTCGCCGTCGTCGGCACCGGCACCATGGGCCAGGGCATCGCCCAGGTCGCGCTGGTCGCCGGCCACCCCGTGCGCCTCTACGACAGCGCCCCCGGCCGGGCCACCGAGGCCGTCGCCGCCCTCACCGCCCGCCTGGACCGGCTCGTGGAGAAGGGCCGCCTCGACGCCGCCGCGCGGGAGGCCGCCGTCGGCCGGCTGCACGCCGCCGAAGACCCCGCCGAGCTCGCGGACGCCGCCCTCGTGATCGAGGCGATCGTCGAGGACCTCTCGGTCAAGCAGCGGCTCTTCGCCGACCTGGAGAAGATCGTCGGCGACGACACCGTCCTCGCCACGAACACCTCCTCCCTCTCCGTCACCGCCATCGCGGGAGGACTGCGGCTGCCCGGCCGGTTCGTCGGCCTGCACTTCTTCAACCCGGCGCCGCTGCTCCCCCTCGTCGAGGTCGTCAGCGGCTTCGCCACCGACGCGGACGTCGCCACGCGCGCGTACGAGACGGTGAAGGGCTGGGGCAAGACGCCGGTGCGCTGCGCGGACACCCCCGGCTTCATCGTGAACCGGGTCGCCCGCCCCTTCTACGCCGAGGCGCTCCGGGTCTTCGAGGAGGGCGCGGCCGACCCCGCCACCATCGACGCAGCCCTGCGCGAGTGCGGCGGGTTCCGGATGGGGCCCTTCGAGCTGACCGACCTCATCGGGCAGGACGTGAACGAGGCCGTCACCCGGTCGGTGTGGGAGTCCTTCTACCAGGACCCGAAGTTCACGCCCTCGCTCGCGCAGCGGCGGCTCGTGGAGTCGGGACGGCTCGGCCGCAAGACGGGCCAGGGCTGGTTCTCGTACGCGGAGGGCGCGGAGCGGCCCGAGCCGCACACCGCTCCGCCGGCCGAGGCGCCCGAGCGGATCGCCGTGCGCGGAGACCTGGGGCCCGCCGAGCCGCTGATCGAGCTGTTCGAGGAGGCCGGGATCGAGGTCCGGCGCAAGGGCGGCAACGGATACGTCCTGCTGCCCGGCGGCGCCCGGCTCTGCCTCGCCGACGGCGAGACCGCCTTCGAGTACTACACCGACGAGATCATCTACTTCGACCTCGCGCTGGACTACGCGCGCGCGAGCCGGATCGTCCTGTCGACCGGCGAGCACACCTCGGACGAGTCCCTCGCCGAGGCCGTGGGACTCTTCCAGGCGCTCGGCAAGCAGGTGTCCGTCATCGGCGACGTGCCCGGCATGATCGTCGCCCGTACGGTCGCGATGCTCGCCGACCTCGCGGCCGACGCGGTCGACCGGGGCGTCGCCACCGCCGAGGACGTCGACACGGCGATGCGTCTCGGGGTCAACTACCCCGTCGGCCCGCTGGAGTGGGCCGGGAAGGTGGGGCACGAGCGCGTGCGCGACCTGCTCATGGAGCTGCACGAGCGCTACCCGACGGGACGGTACGCGCCCAGCCTGGCCACCGCCCGCCGGGGATACGCCGAGGAAGCGGAGGACTCCCGATGA
- a CDS encoding TetR/AcrR family transcriptional regulator, whose amino-acid sequence MTTAKRDTYTPETLLSVAVRVFNERGYDGTSMEHLSKAAGISKSSIYHHVAGKEELLRRAVSRALDGLFAILGEPGAGRGRAVERVEYVTRRTVEVLIAELPYVTLLLRVRGNTATERWAMERRREFDHKVADLLKAAAAEGDLRADVDIRLATRLLFGMINSLVEWYRPHPDTTAEREQLAETVVHLAFDGLRTAR is encoded by the coding sequence ATGACCACGGCCAAGCGCGACACGTACACCCCCGAGACGCTGCTCTCGGTCGCGGTGCGGGTCTTCAACGAGCGCGGTTACGACGGCACCTCGATGGAGCACCTGTCCAAGGCGGCCGGGATCTCGAAGTCCTCGATCTACCACCACGTGGCCGGCAAGGAGGAGCTGCTGCGGCGGGCGGTCAGCCGAGCGCTCGACGGGCTCTTCGCGATCCTCGGCGAGCCGGGCGCCGGGCGCGGCCGGGCCGTCGAGCGGGTCGAGTACGTCACGCGGCGGACCGTCGAGGTGCTGATAGCGGAGCTGCCGTACGTGACGCTGCTGCTGCGGGTGCGGGGGAACACCGCCACCGAGCGGTGGGCGATGGAGCGCCGCCGCGAGTTCGACCACAAGGTGGCCGATCTGCTGAAGGCCGCCGCCGCCGAGGGCGACCTGCGGGCCGACGTGGACATCCGGCTCGCGACCCGGCTCCTCTTCGGCATGATCAACTCGCTGGTGGAGTGGTACCGCCCGCACCCGGACACGACGGCGGAGCGGGAGCAGCTCGCCGAGACCGTCGTCCACCTGGCCTTCGACGGGCTGCGGACGGCCCGCTGA
- a CDS encoding Lrp/AsnC family transcriptional regulator produces the protein MADDWEQVVAPAPTAGSTGPPARPLDAIDRDILRILQTDGRASIRSVAERVHVSRANAYARINRLIDDGVIRGFSARVNHERAGHGASAYITLKIVQNSWRTVREQLQALPGAAHIALVSGDFDVLLLVHTPDNRTLRELVLTKLQSIPEVLSTRTLLVFEETDLDPDPRTPGR, from the coding sequence ATGGCCGACGATTGGGAGCAGGTCGTCGCCCCGGCGCCGACGGCGGGATCCACAGGGCCTCCGGCCCGCCCGCTGGACGCCATCGACCGCGACATCCTCCGCATCCTGCAGACGGACGGTCGCGCCTCGATCCGCTCCGTGGCCGAGCGGGTGCACGTCTCCCGGGCCAACGCGTACGCGCGGATCAACCGGCTCATCGACGACGGGGTGATCCGCGGCTTCAGCGCCCGCGTCAACCACGAGCGGGCGGGGCACGGGGCCTCCGCCTACATCACGCTCAAGATCGTCCAGAACTCCTGGCGGACCGTGCGCGAACAGCTCCAGGCCCTGCCGGGAGCCGCGCACATCGCCCTGGTCAGCGGCGATTTCGACGTCCTGCTGCTCGTCCACACCCCCGACAACCGGACCCTGCGCGAGCTGGTGCTCACCAAGCTCCAGTCGATCCCGGAGGTGCTCTCGACCCGGACCCTGCTGGTCTTCGAGGAGACGGACCTGGACCCGGACCCCCGCACCCCGGGCCGCTGA
- the pdhA gene encoding pyruvate dehydrogenase (acetyl-transferring) E1 component subunit alpha, with protein MDSLQQRSSTVQEPPGAVPADRHTPPTWQPRTDPAPLLPEAEPLRVLGTDAVADADPALLLRLYAELIRGRRYNTQATALTKQGRLAVYPSTTGQEACEIAAALALEERDWLFPSYRDTLAAVARGLDPVQALTLLRGDWHTGYDPHEHRIAPLCTPLATQLPHAVGLAHAARLKGDDVVALAMVGDGGTSEGDFHEALNFAAVWQAPVVFLVQNNGFAISVPLAKQTAAPSLAHKAVGYGMPGRLVDGNDAVAVHQVLTEAVARARRGGGPTLVEAITYRIDAHTNADDATRYRAADEVEAWRAHDPILILERELTERGLLDEDGRRAAAEAAETMAAELRERMNADPVLDPMELFAHVYAEQTTQLREQAAQLRAELEAEGEA; from the coding sequence GTGGACTCGTTGCAACAGCGCAGTTCGACAGTCCAAGAGCCGCCCGGTGCCGTCCCCGCTGACCGGCACACCCCGCCGACGTGGCAGCCGCGTACCGACCCCGCCCCGCTGCTGCCGGAGGCCGAGCCGCTGCGCGTGCTCGGCACGGACGCCGTGGCCGACGCCGACCCCGCGCTGCTGCTCCGGCTCTACGCGGAGCTGATCCGCGGCCGCCGGTACAACACCCAGGCCACCGCCCTCACCAAGCAGGGCCGGCTCGCCGTGTACCCGTCCACCACCGGCCAGGAGGCGTGCGAGATCGCCGCCGCCCTCGCCCTGGAGGAGCGGGACTGGCTCTTCCCCTCGTACCGCGACACCCTGGCGGCCGTCGCCCGGGGCCTCGACCCCGTCCAGGCCCTCACGCTGCTGCGCGGCGACTGGCACACCGGGTACGACCCGCACGAGCACCGCATCGCGCCGCTCTGCACGCCCCTCGCCACCCAGCTCCCGCACGCCGTGGGCCTCGCCCACGCCGCCCGCCTCAAGGGCGACGACGTCGTGGCCCTGGCCATGGTCGGCGACGGCGGCACCAGCGAGGGCGACTTCCACGAGGCGCTGAACTTCGCCGCCGTCTGGCAGGCCCCCGTGGTCTTCCTCGTGCAGAACAACGGCTTCGCGATCTCCGTGCCGCTCGCCAAGCAGACCGCGGCCCCCTCCCTCGCCCACAAGGCCGTCGGGTACGGCATGCCGGGCCGGCTCGTCGACGGGAACGACGCGGTCGCCGTCCACCAGGTGCTCACCGAGGCCGTGGCCCGCGCGCGGCGCGGCGGCGGCCCCACCCTCGTCGAGGCGATCACCTACCGGATCGACGCCCACACCAACGCCGACGACGCGACCCGCTACCGGGCGGCCGACGAGGTCGAGGCCTGGCGGGCGCACGACCCGATCCTCATCCTCGAACGGGAACTGACGGAGCGTGGACTGCTCGACGAGGACGGCAGGCGCGCGGCGGCCGAGGCCGCCGAGACGATGGCGGCGGAGCTGCGCGAACGGATGAACGCCGACCCGGTGCTCGACCCGATGGAGCTCTTCGCCCACGTCTACGCGGAGCAGACGACACAGCTGCGCGAACAGGCGGCGCAGCTGCGCGCCGAGCTCGAAGCCGAGGGTGAGGCGTGA
- a CDS encoding alpha-ketoacid dehydrogenase subunit beta: protein MTTATTGPTAAKAGGNAAKPKPATMAQALQRAMRDAMAEDPTVHVMGEDVGTLGGVFRVTDGLAKEFGEDRCTDTPLAEAGILGAAVGMAMYGLRPVVEMQFDAFAYPAFEQLLSHVAKMRNRTRGAMPMPIVIRVPYGGGIGGVEHHSDSSEAYYTATPGLHVVTPATVEDAYGLLRAAIASDDPVVFLEPKRLYWSKSDWSPEAPAPVEPIGKAVVRRRGTGATLITYGPSLPVCLEAAEAAQAEGWDLEVVDLRSLVPFDDETVCASVRRTGRAVVVHESTGFGGPGAEIAARVTERCFHHLEAPVLRVAGFDIPYPPPMLERHHLPGVDRVLDAVARLQWEAGS, encoded by the coding sequence ATGACGACCGCGACGACCGGCCCCACTGCGGCCAAGGCCGGCGGGAACGCCGCCAAGCCGAAGCCCGCCACGATGGCGCAGGCGCTCCAGCGCGCCATGCGCGACGCGATGGCCGAGGACCCGACCGTCCATGTGATGGGCGAGGACGTCGGCACCCTCGGCGGCGTCTTCCGGGTCACCGACGGGCTCGCCAAGGAGTTCGGCGAGGACCGGTGTACGGACACCCCGCTGGCCGAGGCGGGCATCCTCGGCGCGGCCGTCGGCATGGCCATGTACGGCCTGCGGCCGGTCGTGGAGATGCAGTTCGACGCGTTCGCGTACCCGGCGTTCGAGCAGCTGCTCTCCCACGTGGCGAAGATGCGGAACCGCACCCGCGGCGCGATGCCGATGCCGATCGTCATCCGCGTCCCGTACGGCGGCGGGATCGGCGGCGTCGAGCACCACAGCGACTCCTCCGAGGCCTACTACACGGCCACGCCGGGACTGCACGTCGTCACCCCGGCCACCGTCGAGGACGCCTACGGGCTGCTGCGCGCGGCCATCGCCTCCGACGACCCGGTGGTCTTCCTGGAGCCCAAGCGGCTCTACTGGTCCAAGTCCGACTGGTCCCCCGAGGCGCCCGCGCCCGTCGAGCCGATCGGCAAGGCCGTCGTGCGGCGCCGGGGCACCGGGGCCACCCTGATCACCTACGGTCCCTCGCTGCCGGTCTGTCTGGAGGCGGCGGAGGCCGCCCAGGCCGAGGGCTGGGACCTGGAGGTCGTCGACCTGCGCTCGCTCGTGCCGTTCGACGACGAGACCGTCTGCGCCTCGGTGCGACGCACCGGCCGCGCGGTCGTCGTCCACGAGTCGACCGGCTTCGGCGGCCCCGGCGCGGAGATCGCCGCGCGCGTGACCGAGCGGTGCTTCCACCACCTGGAGGCGCCGGTGCTGCGGGTCGCGGGCTTCGACATCCCGTACCCGCCGCCGATGCTGGAGCGGCACCACCTGCCGGGCGTGGACCGGGTCCTGGACGCGGTGGCGCGACTGCAGTGGGAGGCGGGGAGCTGA
- a CDS encoding dihydrolipoamide acetyltransferase family protein, with amino-acid sequence MAQVLEFKLPDLGEGLTEAEIVRWLVAVGDVVAIDQPVVEVETAKAMVEVPCPYGGVVTARYGEEGTELPVGAPLLTVAVGGTGAPEELAEAAPGAAPTEGRADAESAVSSEYSGNVLVGYGTAGPAARRRRVRHTNPAAAQAQAAAPAPVAGQASATARTPAAAPVAGGHAGPVPVISPLVRKLARDRGLDLREVRGSGPEGLILRADVELALAALEQPAAAPTPAPGAAVAPVATAGERVPLRGVRGAVADKLSRSRTEIPDATCWVDADATELMAARTAMNAAGGPKISLLALLARICVHALARFPELNSTVDTAAREIVRLPSVHLGFAAQTPRGLVVPVVKDAGSRTAESLTAEFARLTEAARQGAITPADLTGGTFTLNNYGVFGVDGSTPIINHPEAAMLGVGRIIPKPWVHQGELAVRQVVQLSLTFDHRVCDGGTAGGFLRYVADCVEQPAVLLRTV; translated from the coding sequence ATGGCACAGGTCCTTGAGTTCAAGCTGCCCGACCTCGGCGAGGGACTCACCGAGGCCGAGATCGTGCGCTGGCTGGTCGCCGTCGGCGACGTCGTCGCCATCGACCAGCCGGTCGTCGAGGTCGAGACGGCCAAGGCCATGGTCGAGGTGCCCTGCCCGTACGGCGGTGTCGTCACCGCCCGGTACGGCGAGGAGGGCACCGAACTGCCCGTCGGCGCACCGCTCCTGACGGTCGCCGTCGGCGGCACGGGCGCGCCGGAGGAGCTCGCGGAGGCCGCTCCGGGAGCGGCCCCCACGGAGGGCCGGGCCGACGCCGAGTCGGCCGTCTCCTCGGAGTACTCGGGCAACGTGCTCGTCGGCTACGGCACGGCCGGCCCCGCCGCCCGCCGTCGCCGGGTGCGGCACACGAACCCGGCGGCCGCCCAGGCGCAGGCGGCCGCTCCGGCGCCGGTCGCGGGACAGGCTTCGGCCACCGCCCGGACCCCTGCGGCCGCTCCGGTGGCCGGTGGGCACGCGGGCCCGGTGCCCGTCATCTCGCCGCTCGTGCGGAAGCTGGCCCGCGACCGGGGCCTCGATCTGCGGGAGGTGCGCGGATCCGGCCCCGAGGGGCTGATCCTGCGGGCCGACGTGGAGCTGGCCCTCGCGGCCCTGGAGCAGCCGGCCGCGGCCCCGACGCCCGCCCCGGGCGCCGCCGTGGCCCCCGTCGCGACGGCCGGCGAGCGGGTTCCGCTGCGCGGGGTCCGTGGCGCGGTGGCGGACAAGCTGTCCCGCAGCCGTACGGAGATCCCCGACGCGACCTGCTGGGTCGACGCCGACGCGACCGAGCTGATGGCGGCACGGACGGCGATGAACGCGGCCGGCGGGCCGAAGATCTCGCTGCTCGCGCTCCTCGCGCGCATCTGCGTCCACGCCCTGGCCCGGTTCCCCGAGCTCAACTCCACGGTGGACACGGCCGCCCGGGAGATCGTCCGGCTGCCGTCCGTGCACCTCGGTTTCGCCGCCCAGACCCCGCGCGGGCTCGTCGTCCCCGTGGTCAAGGACGCGGGGAGCAGGACGGCGGAGTCGCTGACGGCGGAGTTCGCCCGCCTGACGGAGGCGGCCCGGCAGGGCGCGATCACCCCGGCCGATCTGACCGGCGGCACGTTCACCCTGAACAACTACGGGGTGTTCGGGGTCGACGGCTCCACGCCGATCATCAACCACCCCGAGGCCGCCATGCTCGGGGTCGGCCGGATCATCCCCAAGCCCTGGGTCCACCAAGGCGAACTGGCGGTCCGTCAGGTGGTGCAGCTCTCGCTCACCTTTGACCACCGCGTCTGCGACGGCGGCACGGCGGGCGGCTTCCTGCGGTACGTGGCGGACTGCGTCGAGCAGCCTGCCGTCCTGCTCCGCACGGTCTGA
- a CDS encoding NTP transferase domain-containing protein, protein MITAYDAVVLAGGAARRLGGSDKPGVRVGGRTLLDRVLAACPDAGRTVVVAAPRPTARPVRWTREDPPGGGPLAALDAGVRETGADILLVLSADLPFLDGAAVRRLLDALDATPGAEAALLTDAEGRDQPLVAAYRRAPLLRELALITGRRGTLEGGPLRLLTGGLSLTRVAAAPLASFDCDTWEDIATARARIREHGTVLDEWITAVKDELGIELDVDTGVLLDLARDAAHGVARPAAPLTTFLVGYAAARAGAEGGPEAVAEAARKAAALAQRWAAEQDETG, encoded by the coding sequence GTGATCACCGCATACGACGCCGTCGTGCTCGCCGGGGGCGCCGCCCGGCGCCTCGGCGGCTCCGACAAGCCAGGGGTACGGGTCGGGGGCCGGACCCTCCTCGACCGGGTGCTCGCGGCCTGTCCCGACGCCGGCCGGACCGTGGTCGTCGCGGCCCCCCGCCCGACCGCCCGCCCCGTCCGCTGGACCAGGGAGGACCCGCCCGGCGGCGGCCCGCTGGCCGCGCTCGACGCCGGCGTCCGGGAGACCGGCGCCGACATCCTCCTCGTCCTCTCCGCCGACCTGCCCTTCCTGGACGGAGCCGCCGTCCGTCGCCTCCTCGACGCGCTCGACGCGACCCCCGGGGCCGAGGCCGCGCTCCTCACCGACGCCGAGGGGCGGGACCAGCCGCTCGTCGCCGCGTACCGCCGCGCCCCGCTCCTGCGTGAACTGGCCCTCATCACCGGCCGACGAGGCACCCTCGAAGGCGGTCCGCTGCGTCTCCTCACCGGGGGACTGAGCCTCACCCGGGTCGCCGCGGCCCCCCTGGCCTCCTTCGACTGCGACACCTGGGAGGACATCGCCACGGCCCGGGCCCGCATCAGGGAGCATGGGACCGTGCTGGATGAATGGATCACCGCAGTCAAGGACGAACTGGGCATCGAATTGGACGTCGACACCGGCGTGCTGCTCGACCTCGCCCGTGACGCCGCCCACGGCGTGGCCCGCCCCGCCGCGCCCCTGACCACCTTCCTGGTCGGCTACGCGGCCGCCCGCGCGGGCGCCGAGGGAGGGCCGGAGGCCGTCGCCGAGGCCGCCCGCAAGGCCGCGGCGCTCGCGCAGCGCTGGGCCGCCGAGCAGGACGAGACCGGATGA
- a CDS encoding molybdopterin molybdotransferase MoeA produces the protein MTSKEPLPVAPGTATGAKAGTPHRATAWPEARAAAARAGSTARAGREPRRLPLGQALGQVLAEPLLALTDLPSFDTSAMDGWAVAGPGPWAVRAETPVLAGHAPVAALTDGEAVRIATGAPVPPGTTAVIRTEHSRTERTGPLPGPGLLLHALRDVVSGQDIRPRGQECRSGDELLPVGTAVTPVVLGLAAAAGYDALPVPPRPRVEVLVLGDELLTAGLPHEGLIRDALGPMLGPWLAALGAEVLATRRIGDDAEELYAAVTGSAADLVVTTGGTAAGPVDHLHRVLDKAGATLLVDGVKVRPGHPMLLAALGGGRHLVGLPGNPLAAVSGLLTLAEPLLAVLGGTSPAEGRAPVLDEVHGHPHDTRLVPVVRRAERLVPLRYNGPAMLRGIAVADGMAVVPPGGARSGQELDVLDLPWPPTSGAVPAQGACFT, from the coding sequence ATGACTTCGAAGGAGCCCCTTCCCGTGGCCCCCGGAACCGCCACCGGCGCCAAGGCCGGGACGCCGCACCGGGCCACCGCCTGGCCCGAGGCCAGGGCCGCCGCAGCCCGCGCCGGGAGCACCGCGCGGGCCGGCCGGGAGCCGCGGCGCCTCCCGCTCGGGCAGGCCCTCGGCCAGGTCCTGGCCGAGCCGCTCCTCGCCCTCACCGACCTGCCCTCCTTCGACACCTCCGCCATGGACGGCTGGGCCGTCGCGGGCCCGGGCCCCTGGGCCGTCCGCGCGGAGACCCCCGTCCTCGCAGGTCACGCGCCCGTCGCCGCCCTGACCGACGGCGAGGCCGTACGGATCGCCACCGGCGCCCCCGTCCCGCCCGGGACCACCGCCGTCATCCGTACCGAGCACTCCCGTACGGAACGGACCGGACCCCTCCCCGGGCCGGGCCTTCTGCTGCACGCGCTGCGTGACGTGGTCTCCGGGCAGGACATCAGGCCCCGGGGTCAGGAGTGCCGGTCCGGCGACGAGCTCCTGCCCGTCGGCACCGCCGTGACCCCCGTCGTGCTGGGCCTCGCCGCAGCCGCCGGTTACGACGCGCTCCCCGTGCCGCCGCGCCCCCGCGTGGAGGTCCTCGTCCTCGGCGACGAGCTGCTCACGGCCGGTCTCCCCCACGAGGGGCTCATCCGTGACGCCCTCGGCCCGATGCTAGGTCCCTGGCTCGCGGCGCTCGGCGCCGAGGTGCTCGCCACCCGGCGGATCGGCGACGACGCCGAGGAGCTGTACGCGGCCGTCACGGGCTCCGCCGCCGACCTGGTGGTCACCACGGGAGGCACCGCCGCCGGACCCGTCGACCACCTTCACCGGGTCCTCGACAAGGCGGGCGCCACGCTCCTGGTCGACGGGGTGAAGGTACGCCCCGGCCATCCAATGCTCCTCGCGGCCCTGGGCGGCGGTCGCCACCTCGTCGGCCTGCCCGGCAACCCGCTCGCCGCCGTCTCCGGGCTCCTCACGCTCGCCGAGCCGCTCCTCGCCGTCCTGGGCGGCACCTCTCCCGCCGAGGGCCGTGCCCCCGTCCTGGACGAGGTGCACGGGCATCCCCACGACACCCGGCTCGTCCCGGTCGTCCGCCGGGCCGAGCGGCTCGTTCCGCTGCGCTACAACGGGCCCGCCATGCTCCGGGGCATCGCCGTCGCGGACGGCATGGCCGTCGTCCCGCCCGGCGGCGCCCGGTCCGGCCAGGAGCTGGACGTCCTCGACCTTCCCTGGCCGCCGACGTCGGGCGCCGTACCGGCCCAAGGAGCGTGTTTCACGTGA
- a CDS encoding TrkA family potassium uptake protein yields the protein MARNADERISGPRIQLPRRVVERPLRQVGKRLLMALGVLILTVLIVYVDRDGYHDNADETLDFLDSVYYATVTLSTTGYGDIVPYSDSARLANILLVTPLRVLFLIILVGTTLEVLTERTREEFRLNRWRSTLRDHTVIVGFGTKGRSAIQTLCATGLRKDQIVIVDPSTKVIETANTDGFVGVVGDATRSDVLLRAEVQRARQIVIATQRDDTAVLVTLTARQLNRGAKIVAAVREEENAPLLRQSGADAVITSASAAGRLLGLSVLSPSAGTVIEDLIQQGSGLDLVERPVTKSEAGKSVRETGDLVVSVLRGHRLLGYDDPAASPLQLTDRVITIVRAAPVAPLSTPPED from the coding sequence ATGGCCCGCAACGCGGACGAACGGATCTCGGGCCCACGGATCCAGCTGCCCCGCCGGGTCGTCGAGAGGCCGTTGCGCCAGGTCGGCAAACGGCTGCTCATGGCGCTCGGCGTGCTGATCCTGACGGTTCTCATCGTCTACGTCGACCGCGACGGCTATCACGACAACGCCGACGAGACGCTCGACTTCCTCGACAGCGTCTACTACGCGACCGTGACGCTCTCCACCACCGGATACGGCGACATCGTCCCGTACAGCGACTCGGCGCGGCTCGCCAACATCCTGCTGGTCACGCCCCTGCGCGTGCTCTTCCTGATCATCCTGGTCGGCACCACTCTCGAGGTCCTCACCGAACGGACCCGGGAGGAGTTCCGGCTGAACCGCTGGAGGTCCACCTTGCGCGACCACACCGTCATCGTCGGTTTCGGGACGAAGGGGCGGTCCGCGATCCAGACGCTCTGCGCGACCGGACTCCGCAAGGACCAGATCGTCATCGTCGACCCCTCCACGAAGGTGATCGAGACGGCGAACACGGACGGGTTCGTCGGCGTCGTCGGCGACGCGACCCGCAGCGACGTGCTGCTCCGCGCCGAGGTGCAGCGGGCCCGGCAGATCGTCATCGCCACCCAGCGCGACGACACGGCGGTCCTGGTCACCCTCACGGCACGCCAGCTCAACCGGGGAGCGAAGATCGTCGCGGCGGTCCGCGAGGAGGAGAACGCGCCGCTGCTCCGCCAGTCCGGCGCGGACGCGGTCATCACCAGCGCCAGCGCCGCCGGCCGCCTGCTCGGACTGTCCGTGCTGAGCCCCAGCGCCGGCACGGTCATAGAGGACCTCATTCAGCAGGGCTCGGGCCTCGACCTCGTGGAACGGCCGGTGACCAAGAGCGAGGCCGGCAAGAGCGTGCGGGAGACCGGCGACCTGGTGGTGAGCGTGCTCCGCGGCCACCGGCTCCTCGGTTACGACGACCCCGCGGCCAGCCCGCTCCAGCTCACCGACCGGGTGATCACCATCGTGCGCGCCGCGCCGGTGGCCCCGCTCTCCACGCCCCCGGAGGACTGA
- a CDS encoding NAD(P)H-quinone oxidoreductase: MYAITIPEPGGPEALVWAEVPDPVPGEGEVLVEVAASAVNRADLLQRQGFYDPPPGSSPYPGLECAGRIAELGPGVSGWAVGDEVCALLAGGGYAEKVVVPAGQLLPVPEGVDLTTAAALPEVACTVWSNIFMLAHLRPGETLLVHGGASGIGTMAIQLAKAVGARVAVTAGGPEKLARCAELGADILIDYREQDFVEELAKATDGAGADVILDIVGAKYLERNVKALAVNGRLVVIGLQGGVKGELNLGALLAKRAAVLATTLRSRPAQEKAAIVAAVREHVWPLIGAGTVRPVVDRTLPMPEAAEGHRALEDGRHVGKVLLLTPRA; encoded by the coding sequence ATGTATGCGATCACGATTCCGGAACCCGGCGGTCCCGAGGCGCTCGTCTGGGCCGAGGTGCCCGATCCCGTACCCGGCGAGGGCGAGGTGCTCGTCGAAGTGGCGGCCAGCGCGGTCAACCGCGCCGATCTGCTCCAGCGCCAGGGCTTCTACGACCCACCGCCGGGCAGCTCCCCGTACCCCGGCCTGGAGTGCGCGGGCCGGATCGCCGAGCTCGGCCCCGGGGTGTCCGGCTGGGCCGTCGGCGACGAGGTGTGCGCGCTGCTCGCCGGCGGCGGCTACGCGGAGAAGGTCGTGGTCCCGGCCGGCCAGCTGCTGCCCGTCCCGGAGGGCGTCGACCTGACCACGGCCGCCGCGCTCCCCGAGGTCGCGTGCACGGTCTGGTCCAACATCTTCATGCTCGCGCACCTGCGGCCCGGCGAGACGCTGCTCGTGCACGGCGGCGCGAGCGGGATCGGCACGATGGCGATCCAGCTGGCGAAGGCGGTCGGCGCGCGGGTCGCGGTCACCGCCGGAGGCCCCGAGAAGCTGGCGCGCTGCGCCGAGCTGGGCGCGGACATCCTCATCGACTACCGCGAGCAGGACTTCGTCGAGGAGCTGGCGAAGGCGACGGACGGGGCGGGCGCGGACGTCATCCTGGACATCGTGGGCGCCAAGTACCTGGAGCGGAACGTGAAGGCGCTGGCCGTGAACGGCCGACTGGTCGTCATCGGCCTCCAGGGCGGGGTGAAGGGCGAGCTGAACCTCGGGGCGCTGCTCGCGAAGCGCGCCGCCGTCCTGGCGACGACGCTGCGGTCCCGGCCGGCGCAGGAGAAGGCGGCGATCGTCGCGGCCGTACGGGAGCACGTCTGGCCGCTGATCGGCGCGGGCACGGTCCGGCCGGTCGTCGACCGGACGCTTCCGATGCCGGAGGCCGCCGAGGGGCACCGGGCGCTGGAGGACGGCCGGCACGTCGGCAAGGTGCTGCTGCTCACGCCACGCGCCTGA